A genomic stretch from Bordetella sp. N includes:
- a CDS encoding PLP-dependent aminotransferase family protein, giving the protein MEPLYQRLADHYRQAIRSGVLAPTARMPSVRNLVRLHHVSLSTALQACRRLEDDGLIEARPRSGYFVVKRKRATLPPIDEPDTDKVLDPASYVGIHDRVSDFIAKCEIHPNKFNFATAVATPDAYPTDALKQSMLRMVRRHPQLLTSTVPHGGHPCLQAALARRALDSGVNAAPDDILVTHGCIEALNLALRAVASPGDTIAVESPAYFGLLQILESLGMRALEIPTSPHTGISIEALDLAFQTHADIKAVVAVPNLHNPLGSIMSDTDKARLVELCERQHVPLIEDDTYGALADGDEPLRAAKAWDREGNVIYCASLHKTLAPGSRLGWLIGGRWKARIAMLKFVQSRPNEPLMQLAVSDVLGAKAYDRHLVRLRSRLKAQRERMAQAIADYFPPGTRLSIPRGGMLLWVEMPDGRSSKSVFETALPLGIRVAPGRMFSNSDRYEHFLRISCGAAFTADVEAAIRTLGRIVAGRTS; this is encoded by the coding sequence ATGGAACCACTGTATCAACGCTTGGCCGATCACTATCGGCAAGCCATTCGTTCTGGCGTATTGGCACCCACGGCACGCATGCCGTCCGTCCGTAACCTGGTAAGACTGCACCACGTCAGTCTTTCCACCGCGCTGCAGGCCTGCCGCCGCCTGGAAGACGACGGCCTCATCGAAGCACGCCCCCGCTCCGGCTATTTCGTCGTCAAGCGCAAACGGGCGACGCTGCCCCCTATCGATGAACCCGATACGGACAAGGTGCTGGACCCGGCGTCCTATGTCGGCATCCACGACCGCGTGTCGGACTTCATCGCCAAGTGCGAGATTCATCCGAATAAATTCAATTTCGCCACCGCGGTGGCCACGCCGGACGCCTATCCCACTGACGCGTTGAAGCAGTCGATGCTGCGCATGGTGCGGCGTCATCCGCAATTGCTCACCAGCACCGTGCCGCACGGCGGCCATCCCTGCCTGCAAGCGGCGCTGGCGCGGCGCGCGCTGGATAGTGGCGTGAACGCGGCGCCGGACGACATCCTGGTCACGCATGGCTGCATCGAAGCGCTGAATCTGGCGCTGCGCGCGGTCGCCAGTCCGGGCGACACCATAGCCGTGGAGTCGCCCGCCTATTTCGGCCTGCTGCAGATTCTGGAAAGCCTGGGCATGCGCGCGCTGGAAATTCCCACCAGCCCGCACACGGGCATTTCCATCGAAGCGCTGGACCTGGCGTTTCAAACGCACGCCGACATCAAGGCCGTGGTGGCGGTGCCCAATCTGCACAATCCCCTGGGCAGCATCATGAGCGATACCGACAAGGCCAGGCTGGTGGAATTGTGCGAACGCCAGCATGTGCCGCTCATCGAAGACGATACCTATGGCGCTCTGGCGGATGGCGACGAACCCTTGCGCGCCGCCAAGGCCTGGGACCGCGAAGGCAACGTCATCTATTGCGCGTCCCTGCACAAGACGCTGGCGCCCGGCTCGCGCCTGGGTTGGCTTATCGGCGGCCGCTGGAAGGCTCGCATCGCGATGTTGAAGTTCGTGCAAAGCCGTCCCAACGAACCGCTGATGCAGCTCGCGGTTTCGGACGTGCTGGGCGCCAAGGCTTACGACCGCCATCTGGTACGGCTGCGCAGCCGCCTGAAGGCGCAACGTGAACGCATGGCCCAGGCCATCGCCGATTACTTCCCGCCGGGTACGCGCCTTAGCATCCCGCGTGGCGGCATGCTGCTGTGGGTGGAGATGCCGGATGGCCGGTCGTCCAAGTCGGTGTTCGAAACCGCGCTGCCCTTAGGCATCCGGGTGGCGCCCGGCCGGATGTTCTCCAACTCCGACCGCTATGAACATTTTCTGCGGATCAGCTGCGGCGCGGCTTTCACGGCTGACGTGGAAGCGGCCATACGCACGCTTGGTCGCATCGTGGCGGGAAGAACTTCCTGA
- a CDS encoding DUF3309 family protein, whose amino-acid sequence MTLGTILLIILILLLVGALPSWPHSRSWGYYPSGGLGLVLVIVIVLLLMGMI is encoded by the coding sequence ATGACTCTCGGCACCATTCTTTTGATCATCCTGATCCTATTGCTCGTCGGCGCCTTGCCCAGTTGGCCGCATAGCCGCAGTTGGGGCTACTACCCGAGCGGCGGCCTCGGCCTGGTACTGGTCATCGTCATCGTCCTCCTGCTCATGGGAATGATCTAG
- a CDS encoding DUF1488 family protein, with protein sequence MSKNNNVINDNAVNDRSAHVIWFEAAAGERTIQAGVSWEVLRARFGAGVEEASLLDAYHGHRRTLHALAERKFRESHPLPVLLSSADFPSALAGR encoded by the coding sequence ATGTCAAAGAACAACAATGTCATAAACGACAATGCCGTCAACGATCGTTCCGCCCATGTCATCTGGTTCGAAGCCGCTGCCGGCGAACGAACCATACAGGCAGGCGTTTCCTGGGAAGTCTTGCGCGCGCGCTTCGGCGCGGGTGTCGAGGAAGCCAGCCTGCTGGATGCGTATCACGGGCATCGGCGTACCCTGCACGCGCTGGCGGAGCGCAAGTTCCGCGAGAGCCACCCTTTGCCGGTGCTGCTGAGCTCGGCGGATTTTCCCAGCGCGTTGGCGGGCCGCTAA